aataaaatcctaaaaaacaaaaaagaaataactttatatttttttaggatttatttatttgaaagagagaaaggggtgggaaggggcagagggagagggagagagagaatcccaagcagactccacgctgagcacagagctgacacgggactcgatcccaggaccctaagaccaggacctgagctgaaaccaaaagtcggacacttaaccaactataccacccaggcacccaaaaaaaaaaattaactttaaaaaaaagagtgagaaaaaaCTACAAGGAAATCAGTGATTTCTAGGAATGTGCTAGAAATAATATGAAATGGCCATGAGCCATATTGCTTGAACTTCCTAAATGAGAAAGCACTTTGATAAATATAAGGGTTATTTGAGAAGATGTTGGGTCTAATTGGCCTCAAAAGAAAATCTCAGtgttttctccatctctctttaaTAATCACCTGATACCCCCAAAAAATAATCACCCCCACAGAGGGTGTCCCTGAGAATACTAATGCTAACTAATCCCATCTTCTAACAGAGAGATCGGGAAACATGTTtctgagatgagagagagaggattaagGGTTTAGTAAATGGCTTTTCTCTTCTCAGCTGTTCCCCCAGCACAGCAGCCCTTGGTTAATGGCATACAAGTGCTCATGGAGAACTCTGTGACCAGCTCAGCCTACCCAAATCCCAGCATCCTGATTGCCATGAACCTGGCTGGAGCCTACAACGTGGAGGCCCAGAAGCTCCTGGCTGACAAGCTCATGGCCAGTGACACAGCCGGTGAGAAGTCAGAGCCGCTCCACATGCTCCCTGATTCTCCAGCCCCAGATCCCaactccaacccccccccccccgactccaATGCCACTTGCGATTGTACCTGAATCACCAAAGCATCTTTCCCTGTGTACCCGGAAAGAAAGGTGTGTGAAGTGAGAGCATTTGTAGAGTTGGGCAGGAGAGCAGAATTAGCTCTAGGCCAGATGTAAAAAGAGCGGGCTTGCAGCTCTGGCCCCACCACTTAccaactctgtgaccttgaacaggCCGCAGATCTGGACCAACCTCACTTCTTTGTCTGCAAAATGCAGATGATTCTAATAACAAGGACACTAACAGTAAttataacaatgataataataaccaAATCTCTGTTCTGCCTACCTCACAGGAGTTGCCTTGAGGATCAAGTTagataataaagttaaaattattttcaggtatGAATTTGTATGGGTGCTCTTGCTGCTTTAGATAACAGGGATTCCTGATGAAGTTGTCAAGTCACACAGTGGTCACCAGATTAAACATTCCTTGAGCATTTTTCCATACTTCTTTCCTTAAGAAAAACCAGATCAAAAAACTATCTagagggggacgcctgggtggctcagtcggttaagcgtctgccttcggctcaggtcatgatcccagggtcctgggatcgagtcccacattgggctccctgctccgtggggagcctgcttctccctctgcctttgcctctctctgtctctcatgaataaataaataaaatcttaaaaaaaaaaaaaaaaaaaactatctagaggcacctggctagctcggggggagggggtgggggtgggggtacatgtggctcttgatctccaggttgtgagtttgagtcccatgttgggtgtagagattacttaaaaataaaatctttttaaaaaattatctaatcaccttattaaaaaatcaaaatgatctGGACAAGAAGCAGAGAGCTCAGCCCTGGCCCCTGGCACACTCTCCCCCTGAGAATACCTTTGTGACTGTTTTGTTCTCTCCTCCACAGACCTGACCATTGGTCAGCTCGCCCTTACCATCATGGCCCTCAACTCCTCCTGCCGAGACCCTGGGAATAAAGTATCAATTCTACAGAGACAAATGGAAACCTGGCCACCTTCAAGTAAGACCTCatcagaagggaggggagagtgaGGCAAATGGTCCTTCCTGAGAATATTAAacctagaaagaaaaagatgggtGAGTGGAAAGTAAGGGAAGAGACACAAGTTACTCAGGATCCCTCAGATAATCCCACAATGAGATATTCACTTTGATTCCAAATGAACCAGAGAAGACCACTACCTGGGGACACAGACTTACACCATCACCTGAAGACAGCTATCCCTTTTATTCTCTTGTCCTGCTAGGTAATATTCTTATTCTGAGAAATGTTCAAGTTAGCTTTTGCCAATATGGAGTCTTTTTGGACAggttttctagaaatttctacTTAAAAGATTTGACTTTTACCTTTTTCACGAACGTCCTCATTATGGTGAATGTTAATCTTACAGAgaccctctgtccccttcccagaCCTCAGTGCTCCAGCTTCAACCTTCTATGGGCCCAGTCTGGCGGTCCTGGCACTGTGCCAGGAGAACCCAGCGACAGCCCTACCCATAGCAGCCCGCTTTGCCAAGTACCTGAGGTTCAGTTCTTCCCCCTTCAATACGGGTGAGTTGGTTGCCACTTCCAAACACTGCCCTGAGCTGGGAACATCAAGGGCATTCAATGGGGGAGGTAGGCAGTAGGGGAAAGTGGGAGGGGGAGCTTTCCATGGAGGAGGAGCTGAGGATCATGAAAATGTCTGCAGATGGAAGgcacttaagaaatatttgttggacATGTGaattaaggaataaatgaaggggAGACAGTAAAACAAAGAATCCAGGAAAATACTTGAAATATCTGACAGTGACAGAATCTCTCCTGGGAACAATAAACAAGTCACCCAAGTCAGCGGTTATTCCCAGGCAAATTCTTAAATGATTAAATCAATGTCTAGACTCAGTCTTACCCTgaaatctcttctttttaaagattcacttatttattttagagaaagagagcagggagaggggcagaaggagggggagagggagaatctcgaGCTGACTTCACACTGAACAAGGAGCCagacactgggctccatctcacgaccctgagatcatgacctgagccgaaaccaagagttggatgcttaactgactaagccacccaggcacccctgaacccACTCTTTTATTACTACTGATgattcccctctccttccttcccaatgTTTCTCCTTATAACATCCTGATATTCTCTTTCTAGTAAACAGATACTCTCTGAACCCTAAACCCACCATGCTCCTCCCCTTCAAGGATACACTGGAACCATGTTATTTCTTCATTCTGTAACCTTATGGCTGCTTGTGAAGGGAAGCTTTTTCCCCTACAGTACCATGTCCTTTTCTGTCCACCCTTCTTCAGATCATGATACCAGCTCTGAATAACACCCTCTCTGAGGACATTATCATGTGCCCTTCATTCATGGTCACCTTCTCTCCTTTGCCACTCTCCAAGCAATAGCATATCTCAGGTTTTCACCCTGTTATCCACTCTGCCTCTGCAACCTCTCTCATTTCAGGCAAACTCTCTCATTTCAGGCTCTTTCAGACCAATAATCAAGTACTCTAGTACCCTCCCTATGGCTCAAGAGCAGACTGGCCTCTATTTTCCATCTGGGACCTCATGCATTACCAAGGTGTCTGTCAGTTCAGGAGATTTGACTTCTTGGCCAACAATGGTTTCAACAACACTGTCATCCTTAATGAGGTTACACAAATTCAGGTGGAGATTACAGTAGGGAGGAGAAGATCAGAGAAAGAAGTTATCTGGCAAGTCTTTCATTTGTTCTGTCTTGTCCTGTCAGAGCTTGCTCATTCAGTCCACATACACTTTCCCatgcaaataatgaaaatgaccctgtgctgggtgctttgGGGGGTGCAAAGTTCCCACCATCCTGGAGCTCACAGAGCACGGTAACAGTAAAACAGAGCAGAGAGTGCTGAGATTGCAAAACAGGTCCAAACAACACAGGCTAAAAAAGTTCAGaaaagaggagcgcctgggtagctcactcagttaagcatccgactcttaatctcagcttgggtcttgatctcagggtcgtgagtttaagccccacgttgggctccatgctgggcatggagcctatatTAAAAAAAGGTTCAGAAAAGAAACTGCACCTGTGGCACTGGTCAGACCAAAGAAAGTTTCACTGAGAGGTGGTGATGGCCGGGCCTTCAAGAActagtgacatttttaaaagataaacactgGGACAAGAAAAATGAGATTGAATAAAGTGCCAGTCTACATTAATTAAAAGCATGAGCTGTGGAGTCATATAGATCTGGGTCCTGGCACTGCTAGTTACCAGCTGTGAGGCCTTGGGCCATTACTTGGCCTCTatgagcctccatttctttatccCTTCAATGGAATTAATTATAGGTCCTATTTCACAGTCCTGAAGAATAAAGGAGATAATGTAGCTGGAATACAATAAGCacacagtaaatgttagctgttcatattgttgtggtgatggttgtctTACCCACTCCCCTCCAACCGTGCTTCACAGACACAGGAGCGATGGCAACTTTAGCTCTGACCTGTATGTACAACAGGATCCCAGAAGGTTCAGAGGAAGGTTACAGAATTCTGTTCAGTCAGGTACTAGAGGAAGCCGTGAAGAATATCAGCATGAGGATCAAAGACAATGGCATCATTGGGGACATCTACAGTACTGGCCTTGCCATGCAGGTAAACACATCACCCATGCTCTTTGTGGGGTCCATGCCAATATGATAAGACTGGATTGTAGGATCAAGAGACCAGGCTTCTTCTAATATCTTTGAGAAAGATCAGCCAGTATGACTTGAGGTAGATTCCTTGTAGTGTTTGTCTCAGTTTCTCTACTGGTAAAATGCAGGTGTGAATTCCTCCCTACCTCATAggtgaaaataaaactacatgaattattttctctttcttggaaaaaataaataaatcccagaaACATATCAGGTTATTACTGATAATGATCAGTTTGTTCATAATAATTATAGACTGATGAAAATTTGATGTAtaaaaaataaggatattaaaataGGTCctcaaaaaaatggaattttctgaTTCCATCTTGCCAGTCACGTGTTCTCTTTTCAGCCCTTTATCTTGATCCAGAAAATGCCGGCTTGTGTTCAAACTGATTAATGAAGACAACTTAAAGCTGACTTGTCAAGCTCTTTTATACTCTCGATCTCATTTCAACCTCACACAGTGCTCTAAATGGCAAAACCAGGTGTGTCTGGTACCCTGTCCATACTCAATCCTATGTTTCCCTAGTACAGATACCCAGGCTCAGATTCCATAAGATGCTGCTTGCTATATCTCCAAATGCAACCCCACCCCATTGATTAGGGCTGATTAGGGCAGCATCCTCCCTTGGAAGACATACTAATGATAGTGGGGAAAGATAACCAACTAGAATCGGAAATTAAAGGGTCATCTGTGGCCAAATCCTCTAGTCCAAACTGAGAAGTTTGTGCTCCAAAGTCTCGAAATGCCTAATGTAATTCATAGAAAAACTACATTATGACCCTCTCAACTCCAAAAGCCCAGGAAAGAGAGAACCATGGCCAGCCCCCTAAACCTAATACACCTCTGGACTAGTGGTAGAAAGAAATCCTtttggggagagaagcagagactggCCCTGACATTCCACACATTAGAAATTAGCAAAGGACAAAAACAGACTAGAAATTAGTTTATGttaaacataaaagtaaatacaaaatcCCCACTCCAATGTGCCATGTACTGGAGCAACTAATGAGAACAATGTCAGCTTCCATGTCATGTCAAAGTGAATGAAGTTTTGCCatggaaaaaaaagactgttacCAGTCTTTGAATCAGGCTGAATCATCTAAGAACAATCCTGGTGCTCAGGTCTAGAAAGCCTTGTGGAATATCAGGGGCAGTCTGGAAGGGATATAAGGTGGGTTTTATCTATGACTCACTTAAAATAAACTTGCTTCTCCTTAATGCCAGACAGAGAAATGTTTGCTTTTGCTAGTTTGGTTTGTGAATTCTCTTTGGGATTTTATCACCCACAGGGTACACTCTGATAAGCTGTACCTAAGaattaaagctttatttatgaaAAGGCAAGACCTCATCCTTATCCTGATATCACAGGTCATATGGATTTCTAATCAGTTAGGATACATAACCTCTCCCTACTCAAGTTATGGCACATATCTAGAGTTTACCCAAACAGCCTGAAGTCTGAAATCACCAGATATCTAATACAcaactttttttctaatttaaaatgttctggTGTGGAAAAGCAAAGGGCTCTCAAGATGTCACaacttgagtttgaatcccagatcTGCCACCACTATGGGCAAATATTGAATTTCTCTGAATTTCACTTTCCCCATAAAAACAAGGTtgtaaaggttttttgtttttttttttttaaatcacaagcaCGATGTGGTGCTCGGTAATTGTTCATGGTCTCTCCCAGCAGAAGAGTGATATTAAGCTTCCTTTTCAGCCTTTATTCATCGTCTTCCAGGATTTCAGTGCCCTTCAAGCGGCCTGGGCCACTTCCATGGCTTCCCTAGGCActcaggaatttcttctcttccttctatcAATATTCCAAAACCTTCAAAATTCCTCTTAACTTGGGGATTTAACTTGGAAAAGGATCTGATAAACATCTTCATGCAAAGTTATTAATGACTTCTCACAGGGTAATGTGTTACTCCTCTCTAGAGTGTTGGCATTGGTAATGTTTTATCCCAAGGGGATACATCTTGCTTTTGGGATCTGAGAGGTGAATATGGCAAGTGAACAAGATCTGGCTGCTGAGGAGTACCTACCTAATGCCCCTTAAGCCAAACTACCCTGTAAAGTGACCTCTGGCAAGAGCCAGGGTCCACGGTTGTCAAAGCTAACAGTGATGGTCATGCCTGTCAAAACTGGTGGTTCatcaactgccttcggctcacaaaGCCATTTCTGACTCGACTCTCTCGTCTCTCATTTCCTATTCCAAGCTTCAGGTCAATCAGTCACCAGCAATCTCAAACCACTGACATACTCTGAGGGTCACAGCACGCCACTAAAAGGGAGGGAGGTGGTAATGATAGCTTATATATCAcacattacaaaatgcttttgCTTATTGTCCCACATCTGAACCTCAAATGGACCCACAAAGGTAGGCATAaattatgatttctattttacTCATGTGATATAAATCTCAGCAAAGTAGAATGACTTACATGGTGCATTAATCAAGAATCCTTTTGCAAATAACATAAAACCCAAATaattttggcttaaaaaaaaatggggatttaCTATTTCACATTATAAACTAGAAGGTCCAGGGCTCGATTAAATGGTTTGAGGATTAAGCAGAATAAAGGACTCAAATTGTGCTTTCAGGCACCATTCTTTTTTCATCACTCAGCCCTGGTTTTCCTCACTGTCTCCTACTGCATGGCTTCTTCGAAGTGACTGAGGAAGATGGTCCCAGCCCAATGCTTACTTACGTGGTGCCAGCTGAATACCCCCAGCAGGAGAGAAAGacatgcttctctctctgaaTGTTTGTATGTCAGGAAAGGACACTGGCTAGTGTGTGTGCCCACTAATCACTGTCACCAAAAGGATGGCACTCTATGATTAGCCCAGCACAGGCCATGAGTCCACCCCTGTGGCCAGGGTTGTGGAGCCTCTGGTTGATAGTCCTGACATGATCACAAAGAATGGGAGGAGTCCACCAAATGGTGTTCAGGACAACATAAAACAAAAGAGCACTACCATGTTTAGATGGCCAGATGACCCAGACTAACGCTGCCCCTGGAGCTTGTGGGTCTCACCTTCGTTCTACATCCAAGAACTGTTTTATATACACATGCTATAAATATAACAGCCCTAATAGTGTTCCCCAAATCTGATTGGTGCACATATATTTGTCGTGTGACTGCTATGTGACAGACCTTGAACTAAGAGGTggggatgcagcagtgaacaagaaCGACAATGTCCCAAACCTTGGGCAGCTCAGTGTTGGATTCTGTTTGATCCCCAAGATTAGTGATCAAGTCTATCTCTTATGAAGTTTATAGAGGCCAACTCTCAGCTACGCCTAATCaatctctcagtctctctctctccctctctctctcctgtcccagGCTCTCTCTGTGACACCTAAGCAACCTAACAAGGAATGGAACTGCCAGAAGACCACGGACACAATACTTAAGGAGATTGAGCAGGGGAAATTCCACAATCCCATGTCCATTGCCCAAATCCTCCCTTCCCTGAAAGGCAAGACATACCTGGATGTGCCCCATGTGTCTTGCAGCCCTGGTAAGAACTCTTTAACATCTGCCTTTCCTTATGTCATGAAGTAGCAACTTATGCCACTAATAATATGTGGATCGATTTTAAGTGGCATATAGGCTTGTTATGTAGGCAAAGCCACATCTGCTATCCATCCCCAGGTGTTGTGTACTAACACACGGCCATGCCAGCCTGCCCTCATAATTCAGCCCCCACGTCTACGTCATTCGGTACACATTAAGTGAGCACCTACCATATGCATAGCGTTCGGTGAGATGCTGGCGAAGAGGGGAGGTCCATGCTCCTAGCAATCAGATGATATATAACTTCCTTAATTCACTTGACAAATACACCAAAAATTATGCAGTATCTTATGATATCTGCTCTTTACAAGGTCAGGAAACAGATATGTAGACAAAAACTACAACATTTGGAAGAATGAAATACGTATTAAATAGACATAGAAGCACATGTGGTGCATAGCAAAAAAAGTGTGACCACTGATCTGGTCTGAGAGACTTATGAGAAGAACAGAGCTGCGTTTAAAATCAGACTTGGAGATCTAAATATGAAGCCTTGGTGCTCCTGGCACATCAAAGGAATGGGTTGGAAACCAGGCacattacctttttattttaaatatctctattttatccaattaaaaatataatacagggATACTTAAAATTCAAACGTTGTAGAAATATGCAGGAAGAAAGTGGGAGTCCTGCATAAAAATTTTATCACTCCAGAGATAACGAGTCTTTGCAAAGATACCTCTTCTTTCTAATCAAATACTAGTATAAAGTACTGTTTGGCTTATGCTGCATGGAGTTGCCTAGATAAGCAGAGATTACTAAATTCCTTGCCCATCTCGGTACAGAGTCTATAGAGACTGCAATCAAGCAGCCTGATCCCAATTACACCAAACACAGCTACATTCACGCAACTCCTTAGGCTGCTTCCCCAGTGATTTTCCAACCTTGACAAGGTGGCCACGGAGTCTTTCTTAGGATTCTACACTATAGTTGCCCAGGTGTTTTGTTAAATGGTCTGAAACTTACTACCTTTGCTTACTACCTTTGTTGCCAAAAAAAGCCCACAACTCCACAGAACTCAATCATGTAAAATACATGACTTAGGGCTAACCATCCTCCCTTCTGGTTATAAATTCTTTTAACAAAACTGATGTTCACTATAAAACTGGCTGTCAGCTCTTCAGCTACGAACAATTCTCTAGAATGGAAATGAGAGCTTCATAGATCACACCAGTTCCTCAGAACAACCCACAAAGGACACAAAATCATTGCcatttcttgaaatgtttttttagGATGAGTTGCCAATAACAGAGATTTTTGCACCTGTAATACAAACCCCataatcttcaacaaatgtgGCCTCTTTG
Above is a genomic segment from Halichoerus grypus chromosome 11, mHalGry1.hap1.1, whole genome shotgun sequence containing:
- the CBLIF gene encoding cobalamin binding intrinsic factor, with the protein product MAWFTLHLLNLLWAVAGTSTWTQSSCSVPPAQQPLVNGIQVLMENSVTSSAYPNPSILIAMNLAGAYNVEAQKLLADKLMASDTADLTIGQLALTIMALNSSCRDPGNKVSILQRQMETWPPSNLSAPASTFYGPSLAVLALCQENPATALPIAARFAKYLRFSSSPFNTDTGAMATLALTCMYNRIPEGSEEGYRILFSQVLEEAVKNISMRIKDNGIIGDIYSTGLAMQALSVTPKQPNKEWNCQKTTDTILKEIEQGKFHNPMSIAQILPSLKGKTYLDVPHVSCSPGDEVQPTLPTQPSRVPTTASNITVIYTINNQLKGVALGFNVTIDVSVKRGSVLLVVLEEAQRRNSMFKFETTMTSWGLVISSINNIAENVHERTYWQFLSGKTPLNEGVADYKPFSHEHIMANFTKY